Proteins encoded together in one Lathyrus oleraceus cultivar Zhongwan6 chromosome 5, CAAS_Psat_ZW6_1.0, whole genome shotgun sequence window:
- the LOC127082658 gene encoding uncharacterized protein LOC127082658, which produces MEDFIAMQTLSRLESMMERFVVTQTLKNEEFGKQSLHTNETIRQLNIVVESLVTLNKALETQISLLAQTPLGPFSEKHVDVVATNSEIQIESLKESNNVVEESSGEKTLPAPPKREVIKEVEKYVFYVIPPSYNPLVLFPQRFVEAKVKSQSKRCIDVLENIHTNTSLYEVLHKKRKLEDHETREIISVIRGRLAFEAVD; this is translated from the coding sequence ATGGAGGATTTCATTGCGATGCAAACTCTCTCTAGGCTAGAATCTATGATGGAGCGCTTTGTGGTGACACAAACCCTCAAGAATGAAGAGTTCGGAAAACAAAGTCTCCATACTAATGAAACCATTAGGCAACTAAACATTGTGGTTGAGTCcctcgtgactctcaacaaggCATTGGAGACTCAAATTTCCTTACTTGCACAAACACCTCTAGGACCCTTCTCTGAGAAACATGTGGATGTTGTAGCTACCAATAGTGAAATACAAATCGAAAGTCTTAAGGAGAGTAATAATGTGGTTGAGGAGAGTTCTGGTGAGAAAACTCTACCGGCACCACCCAAAAGGGAGGTTATCAAAGAGGTAGAGAAATATGTGTTTTATGTTATTCCTCCTTCCTATAACCCACTGGTTCTTTTCCCACAAAGGTTTGTGGAAGCTAAGGTAAAATCTCAATCCAAAAGATGTATAGATGTATTGGAGAATATCCACACTAATACATCTTTGTATGAGGTCCTACATAAAAAGAGAAAATTAGAGGACCATGAAACTAGGGAAATCATTAGTGTAATAAGGGGAAGGTTAGCTTTTGAGGCAGTGGATTAA